Part of the Methanococcus voltae genome, ATAATATCATATTGTAAATAATTATATAAATTTACGTAATTTTGGATAAATGGGGGATTATCCATTAAATTACCCATTAATATTCAATTATTTTTGCAGAGCTTAATTTTTTAAATCCGTCTTTTTTAACAAGATATAAATCTTCGATTCTTACTCCAAATTTACCAATATATAATCCAGGTTCTAATGTAACCACCATATTTTCTTCAAGAGTAAATTTAGAATTCTGGGAAATTGAAGGATTTTCATGGACTTCTACGCCAACACCATGTCCCAATGAGTGAATAAAGTATTTATCATATTCTTTAAAATGACTTCTAACACTTGTTTCTAACTCTTTTGAAGTTATCCCACTTCTCAAGGAATCTTCTGCAATTTTTTTTCCTTCGTTAACCATCCTGTAAATGTCAACCATTTCTTTTGTGGGATTTAGAAGCACAGTTCGTGTTATATCCGAACAATAACCTTTATATACCGCCCCCAAATCCATTAAACATATGTCTTTTAATAGTTCGTTAGAAGGCATGCCATGTGGCAAAGATGTCTTATTACCAGTTATCGCAATTGTGTCAAAAGAAGGTTTTATACTCCCGCTTTTTTTCATGATATACTCTAATTTGGCAGCTATAGAATTTTCCGTGTCAGTTAAATCATCCCTGCTATCCATTAAATATTCAGATATAGATTCAACTGCTTTGTCACTTATCTCTGCAGCTTTTGAAATATTTTTTATCTCATCTTTATTTTTAACCATTTTCATCTTTGTTAGTTCTTTAGACACTATGGTATAGCCCAAACGAACATACTTTAAAAATCCTACTGGTAAATCCCC contains:
- a CDS encoding M24 family metallopeptidase, yielding MIQRTKREKIDHFLRYMENNSINKAVFIKKENINYFLEDYSPNFSVLIFNAKENQIELQVSKLDYELAKIYESKDIIITKFEGWREALNGCNGVEGDLPVGFLKYVRLGYTIVSKELTKMKMVKNKDEIKNISKAAEISDKAVESISEYLMDSRDDLTDTENSIAAKLEYIMKKSGSIKPSFDTIAITGNKTSLPHGMPSNELLKDICLMDLGAVYKGYCSDITRTVLLNPTKEMVDIYRMVNEGKKIAEDSLRSGITSKELETSVRSHFKEYDKYFIHSLGHGVGVEVHENPSISQNSKFTLEENMVVTLEPGLYIGKFGVRIEDLYLVKKDGFKKLSSAKIIEY